A stretch of Brassica napus cultivar Da-Ae chromosome C6, Da-Ae, whole genome shotgun sequence DNA encodes these proteins:
- the LOC106404563 gene encoding protein SOB FIVE-LIKE 2, which yields MESPRRGGSEEKSSCESGWTMYIEDTFHGNHHSEVVYEEYDDDDDFNGKEVDDDGDGDDDSSENGSDDSMTSDASSWPSTQHPRNPKNHAAAKKSNAKQVSHQTKNRACEKFSDEEEESEFKARTRTTTTSRVQSRGKASKTK from the coding sequence GAGTAGTTGTGAATCAGGATGGACTATGTACATAGAAGACACCTTCCATGGAAACCATCACTCTGAGGTTGTCTATGAagaatatgatgatgatgatgatttcaaTGGAAAAGAGGTCGATGATGATGgggatggtgatgatgatagTAGTGAAAATGGGAGCGATGATTCGATGACTTCTGATGCATCTTCATGGCCTAGCACTCAGCATCCAAGGAACCCCAAGAATCATGCAGCTGCAAAGAAGAGCAATGCCAAACAAGTCAGTCACCAGACAAAGAACAGGGCTTGTGAAAAGTTCAGCGACGAAGAAGAGGAATCTGAGTTCAAGGCTAGAACAAGAACCACTACAACTAGTCGTGTTCAAAGTAGAGGCAAGGCGAGCAAAACCAAATAA